A genomic segment from Neodiprion lecontei isolate iyNeoLeco1 chromosome 1, iyNeoLeco1.1, whole genome shotgun sequence encodes:
- the LOC107222026 gene encoding histone-lysine N-methyltransferase, H3 lysine-79 specific isoform X1 has protein sequence MELRLHSPAGAEPIIYQWPLTSGSGSDRHDGAVDVVETMRWVCEDLPDLKIPLENNILCNYDMHNFESMKNLCDKFNRAIDSRVQLEKGTSLPMQRLNKRPSRGLLRHVLQQTYNQAVVEPDKLNQYEPFSPEVYGETSYELVCQMIDQIDVTDDDVFVDLGSGVGQVVLQMAAATACKICIGVERADVPSKYAQSMEYNFRKWLSWYGKRCGEYRLVKGDFLADEHRESITGATIVFVNNFAFGPTVDHQLKERFADLRDGARIVSSKSFCPLNFRITDRNLSDIGTIMHVSEMSPLKGSVSWTGKPVSYYLHVIDRTKLERYFHRLKNNKTGAIDMEHSDSVISITASNSSRTSSRGGERGDRAKRDLSRQLDSPNHSEQLGTNSDSDLEENSIKNRRQPSKLGRKLNRKATNGVSRPPPRGRQRGRGVKKTKPKKAINISGLDLLHSQTLLSTSPQALGKKPPPAPGCVDQHLSSLSLALQPHSTSVHEELSIPAAPSATPYALQILLDLYRDQFMAMLESMRTPTYRVSVNTDIAKERERNSKLQSRAAQLEKQIKVLIDDSVALLKARMTELGINATSPGDLLAKAKEIVMRHKQLQAKASKLQAQVSSMEAEQSRLTAIRHQELQEKYNNHTNTNSVSNPPQSLTQDYILKEISTTLSQRKRLHSQVSKLQHELSVLERASNEKPSVPIIQQQQREVVGSKHQQNQHEPLQNKTGSSRKSREGRSRSQEWPDVPDIAKIQENNPEILAQKILETGRQIEAGRIPNRPSTTTAPTARARLPQATLSFSSPSASMQSQVNVRDSCNKAQEPPRVANFEDRLKSIITSVLNEDQQNRSKQLQLQVQQMQQQAEPERKRVALPQNVTTPDYTQVSPAKLALRRHLSQERLSSHLTTSERSVIDTRQSTHDDRITRGTGVGNGGTTGGGGGGGAGGGGGGGSNGGAGGGMLGTRTIGDLVSGEIERTLEISNQTIINAAVDMSVMARAEAVYSPISRPASAEGDAGLATLAHVASYAPTPTPTTSSTPITATRSSVLYTPTTQPQRYTPVQLPRADIKPYHESYFTDNPSQVPTQSHPSLPIQSSQAATNGELLPVEGLAASLHARILNNHNTTTSSVKSEPTVVSSRSRYQPYPRYASGNSSSNGSAALSQSHSVVSIKTETPISSVSTSGAPLSPLLEPHSNTSTPLVDEPQMTTQRQRNAAGDDDGEADWQDRITSGFDRLVAFASTELDKRRRSTEGVNTSPDSGLGSDSTVTGPPPIVPSPDEALGPPRTPSPTSPRPPNPPTNSNISSVPLKYQRQQPDPERHHFKKKFFHRDWNNSGGTSKFRPKGKDWDWHNSGQWPPNGDQS, from the exons atggaattacGGTTGCATTCTCCGGCTGGAGCTGAACCCATTATCTATCAGTGGCCTCTTACCTCTGGGTCAGGATCA GATCGACACGATGGAGCCGTTGATGTTGTGGAAACAATGCGATGGGTTTGCGAGGATCTACCCGACTTGAAAATTCCTctggaaaataatattctctGTAACTATGATATGCATAATTTTGAGagcatgaaaaatttatgcGACAAATTTAACAGAGCTATCGATAGTCGGGTTCAGTTG GAAAAAGGTACTAGTCTGCCAATGCAACGACTGAATAAAAGACCTAGCAGAGGCCTGCTTCGTCATGTACTTCAGCAGACGTATAATCAAGCGGTAGTGGAGCCAGACAAATTAAATCAGTATGAACCCTTTTCGCCAGAAGTCTATGGAGAAACGAGTTATGAACTTGTCTGCCAAATGATTGATCAAATTGATGTTACCGACGACGACGTATTTGTTGACCTAGGTTCTGGAGTTGGTCAGGTAGTTCTTCAAATGGCTGCTGCTACCGCATGTAAAATTTGCATTGGTGTCGAAAGAGCCGATGTACCATCCAAATATGCACAG agCATGGAGTATAATTTTCGCAAGTGGTTAAGCTGGTATGGTAAGCGATGCGGAGAGTATCGGTTGGTTAAAGGAGACTTTCTTGCTGATGAACACCGTGAGAGTATAACAGGAGCCACAATAGTTTTTGTAAACAATTTTGCTTTTGGTCCGACTGTAGATCACCAGTTAAAAGAGCGGTTCGCTGACTTGAGAGATGGAGCAAGGATTGTTTCATCAAAGTCTTTTTGCCCGTTAAACTTTCGCATTACCGATCGTAATCTTAGTG atATAGGAACAATAATGCATGTGTCAGAGATGTCACCCTTGAAAGGATCTGTGTCATGGACTGGTAAACCTGTGTCGTATTATCTCCATGTCATTGATAGAACAAAACTAGAGAGATATTTTCATCGACTGAAGAATAACAAGACAGGGGCAATTGACATGGAACACTCTGATTCTGTGATAAGCATCACTGCCAGCAATAGTAGTAGAACATCAAGTAGAGGTGGTGAGAGGGGTGACAGAGCCAAAAGAGATCTTTCTAGGCAACTTGACAGCCCTAATCACTCTGAACAGTTAGGTACAAACAGTGATTCTGATTTAGAAGAAAATAGTATAAAGAATCGCCGACAGCCTTCTAAGCTTGgtagaaaattaaatcgaAAAGCCACCAATGGAGTCTCCAGGCCTCCACCAAGAGGTCGACAAAGAGGTAGAGGCGTAAAGAAAACTAAACCTAAAAAGGCTATCAATATTTCGGGACTAGATTTACTACACAGCCAAACACTGCTTAGTACATCGCCTCAAGCACTTGGAAAAAAACCACCTCCGGCACCTGGATGTGTCGATCAACACCTTTCTTCCCTTTCTCTTGCTCTTCAGCCACATTCTACCTCTGTTCATGAAGAACTCAGTATACCTGCAGCCCCTTCTGCCACCCCTTATGCTCTTCAGATTCTTCTCGATCTTTATAG GGACCAATTTATGGCAATGTTAGAATCGATGAGAACACCAACATACCGAGTATCAGTAAATACAGACATTGCGAAAGAACgagaaagaaattcaaaactGCAATCAAGAGCTGCACAGCTTGAAAAACAGATAAAAGTATTGATTGATGACAGCGTAGCATTATTAAAAGCTCGGATGACAGAATTAGGAATAAATGCTACATCACCTGGTGATTTGTTAGCTAAGGCCAAGGAGATTGTCATGAGACATAAGCAATTACAAGCCAAAGCGAGTAAGCTTCAAGCCCAAGTGTCATCTATGGAGGCTGAACAGTCTAGACTCACAGCTATAAGGCATCAGGAGCTGCAAGAAAAGTACAATAATCATACCAACACCAATAGTGTTTCAAATCCACCACAATCTCTCACGCAAGACtatattttgaaagaaatttcaaccACATTATCGCAGCGCAAGAGGCTGCATTCCCAG GTGTCAAAACTACAACATGAATTGAGTGTGCTAGAGCGTGCGAGTAATGAGAAACCATCAGTACCGATAATTCAACAGCAGCAGCGAGAAGTGGTTGGATCCAAACATCAACAAAATCAGCACGAACCACTACAAAACAAGACTGGATCATCACGGAAAAGTAGAGAAGGACGATCTAGGTCCCAGGAATGGCCTGATGTTCCTGATATAGCGAAGATTCAGGAGAATAATCCTGAAATTTTAGCCCAAAAAATCTTAGAAACAGGGAGACAAATAGAAGCTGGTAGAATACCAAATAGACCAAGTACAACTACAGCACCCACTGCCAGGGCAAGACTGCCTCAAGCTACTCTCAGCTTCTCGTCTCCCTCTGCTTCCATGCAATCTCAAGTTAATGTCAGAGATTCGTGTAACAAAGCCCAAGAACCTCCGAGAGTAGCTAATTTTGAAGATAGATTGAAAAGTATCATTACAAGTGTTCTAAACGAGGATCAGCAGAATAGAAGTAAACAGTTACAGCTTCAAGTACAACAGATGCAGCAGCAAGCTGAGCCAGAGAGAAAACGTGTTGCACTGCCACAGAATGTCACTACTCCTGATTACACACAG GTTTCTCCGGCAAAGTTGGCACTTCGAAGACATCTGTCTCAGGAGCGACTGTCCTCTCATTTAACCACATCAGAAAGATCTGTGATCGATACTCGACAATCTACACACGATGATCGAATCACCAGAGGAACAGGAGTAGGAAATGGAGGTACAACTggcggagggggaggaggaggagccGGAGGAGGAGGTGGTGGCGGCAGCAATGGAGGGGCTGGTGGAGGAATGCTTGGCACACGGACAATTGGCGATCTAGTGAGTGGAGAGATTGAGCGAACACTTGAGATATCAAATCAAACTATTATTAATGCTGCGGTCGACATGAGCGTTATGGCCCGAGCAGAAGCAGTCTATTCTCCAATTAGTAGACCCGCAAGTGCCGAAGGTGATGCAGGACTAGCAACTTTGGCACATGTTGCCAGCTACGCTCCTACTCCGACTCCAACTACTAGTTCTACCCCTATTACTGCCACACGGTCATCCGTATTATACACCCCCACCACGCAACCTCAGAG GTATACGCCAGTCCAGCTTCCCAGAGCAGATATCAAGCCTTACCATGAGTCTTACTTTACTGACAATCCATCCCAAGTCCCCACACAGTCACACCCTTCTCTCCCAATCCAATCGTCTCAAGCAGCTACCAATGGAGAATTGCTGCCTGTGGAGGGGTTGGCTGCTTCTCTGCATGCGCGGATACTGAATAACCACAATACCACCACTAGTAGTGTTAAAAGTGAACCAACTGTTGTTAGCAGTCGAAG TAGGTATCAACCTTACCCACGTTACGCAAGTGGAAATAGCAGTAGTAATGGCAGCGCTGCACTGTCGCAGTCACATTCGGTAGTATCGATCAAAACTGAAACACCAATTTCATCTGTAAGCACAAGTGGTGCTCCTCTGAGCCCGTTGTTGGAACCTCATTCTAATACGTCTACACCTCTGGTTGATGAACCACAAATGACAACACAGAGGCAAAGAAATGCAGCAGGGGATGATG ATGGAGAAGCTGATTGGCAGGACCGAATCACCTCAGGGTTCGACAGATTGGTTGCATTCGCCTCCACTGAATTGGACAAGCGTAGGAGGTCCACCGAAGGAGTAAATACCAGCCCAGACAGCGGTTTGGGGTCCGATAGTACAGTTACTGGTCCCCCGCCTATAGTTCCCTCTCCTGATGAGGCTCTTGGCCCTCCACGGACACCTTCACCGACAAGTCCACGTCCTCCAAATCCTCCGACTAATAGCAATATTTCTTCGGTCCCTCTCAAATACCAGCGACAGCAACCTGATCCTGAACGGCAtcactttaaaaaaaagtttttccacAGAGATTGGAATAATTCAGGGGGGACAAGTAAGTTTCGTCCCAAAGGAAAAGACTGGGACTGGCATAATTCTGGGCAATGGCCCCCTAATGGTGATCAGTCCTAA